One Mycolicibacterium fortuitum subsp. fortuitum genomic window carries:
- a CDS encoding gamma carbonic anhydrase family protein translates to MPEPLIVSVAGHTPQIDPDAWVAPNASVIGQVSLAAGVSVWYGATLRAEVEPIEIGEGSNIQDGVTVHVDPGFPCRVATGVTVGHNVVLHGCTVEQDSLVGMGAVVLNGAVIGAGSLVAAGAVVPQGMVVPPRSLVAGVPAKVRRELSDDEVGHNQLNAAAYTHLTGLHRDAE, encoded by the coding sequence ATGCCTGAGCCGCTGATCGTCTCCGTCGCTGGTCACACCCCACAGATCGACCCGGATGCCTGGGTTGCACCCAATGCCAGTGTGATCGGCCAGGTTTCGCTCGCCGCCGGCGTTAGCGTCTGGTACGGCGCCACGCTGCGGGCCGAGGTCGAGCCGATCGAGATCGGGGAAGGCAGCAACATCCAGGATGGGGTGACCGTCCACGTCGACCCCGGCTTCCCGTGCCGCGTCGCCACCGGGGTCACGGTGGGGCACAACGTGGTGCTGCACGGCTGCACCGTCGAACAGGACAGCCTGGTCGGGATGGGTGCGGTGGTACTCAATGGTGCGGTGATCGGCGCCGGCTCCCTGGTGGCCGCCGGTGCGGTGGTGCCGCAGGGCATGGTGGTGCCGCCCCGCTCCCTGGTGGCCGGTGTGCCCGCCAAGGTGCGTCGTGAGCTCAGCGACGACGAGGTCGGCCACAACCAGCTGAACGCCGCGGCCTACACACACCTGACCGGGTTGCACCGCGACGCGGAGTGA